Proteins co-encoded in one Arthrobacter alpinus genomic window:
- a CDS encoding MarR family winged helix-turn-helix transcriptional regulator, with protein MGIKDDAVEVRAQGWRTLAALHGLIESNMEKSLQNAAKLSVVEFTVLDALARQDGWHMRMQQLGRATALSPSATTRLVNRLEDRGLLTRILCADDRRGIYTELTPAGSELLVMARPVHDEALECALAEAALLPELAPLVTALPQLHAAVPAT; from the coding sequence ATGGGCATCAAGGACGACGCCGTTGAAGTTCGTGCCCAGGGGTGGCGAACGCTGGCTGCTCTGCACGGACTGATTGAGTCCAACATGGAAAAGTCGCTGCAGAATGCGGCAAAGCTCTCCGTTGTTGAGTTCACGGTTCTGGACGCTCTTGCGCGGCAGGATGGCTGGCATATGCGCATGCAACAACTGGGTCGGGCTACGGCGCTGAGCCCTAGCGCCACTACTCGCTTGGTCAACCGACTGGAGGATCGTGGCCTGCTCACGCGGATTCTGTGCGCCGATGACCGCCGCGGCATCTACACCGAGCTCACGCCCGCGGGATCCGAGCTGCTAGTCATGGCGCGTCCCGTCCACGACGAGGCCCTCGAGTGTGCCCTCGCCGAAGCGGCCCTGTTGCCCGAGCTGGCACCGCTGGTTACCGCGCTCCCCCAGCTCCACGCCGCGGTTCCTGCCACGTAG
- a CDS encoding LOG family protein, translating to MNAPLEPQARTVEIEDLDRFAALIASGATSMRGWHFQSVDLRESSAALVALHASGAIFMGCSFARGVEELLRGRGALIFPALPHLPFNAYRGHLYTGAELFAGIATAEYQDVPDARIYQWSLQPRPALHATLATAMHDHAITDALDDFLASHPAPMVGVMGGHAAQRGTGAYTQATQLGRALTHAGFLVATGGGPGAMEAANLGAYLSTYDAGTLESALLTLSAVPGFHPSVTNWARAGMSVVERYPNGAQTLGIPTWFYGHEPPNVFASAIAKYFTNALREAILLDRSRGGIVFLPGAAGTVQEVFQDACENYYAAEGAVAPMVLVGRHYWNVEVPVLPLLATLATGRIMADFVHVVDTVEEACQVLAG from the coding sequence GTGAATGCACCCCTGGAGCCTCAGGCCCGCACCGTTGAGATTGAAGATTTGGACCGTTTTGCTGCGCTGATCGCCAGCGGCGCGACGTCTATGCGTGGCTGGCATTTCCAATCGGTCGATCTGCGCGAGAGCTCGGCCGCGCTCGTGGCGCTGCATGCTTCGGGCGCTATTTTCATGGGGTGCAGCTTTGCTCGCGGGGTGGAGGAATTGCTGCGTGGACGCGGAGCCTTGATTTTCCCCGCGCTGCCGCACCTGCCCTTCAATGCCTACCGTGGCCACCTGTACACGGGTGCCGAACTGTTCGCAGGGATTGCTACCGCTGAGTACCAGGATGTGCCGGACGCCCGCATTTATCAGTGGAGCCTGCAGCCCCGGCCCGCCCTGCACGCCACACTCGCCACCGCCATGCACGATCACGCCATCACCGATGCCCTTGATGATTTTCTCGCGAGTCATCCAGCGCCGATGGTGGGGGTTATGGGCGGGCATGCTGCGCAGCGCGGCACGGGAGCGTACACGCAGGCGACCCAGTTGGGGCGGGCCCTGACCCATGCGGGATTTCTGGTGGCGACCGGCGGTGGCCCCGGTGCCATGGAGGCTGCAAACCTGGGCGCCTACCTCTCCACGTACGACGCCGGGACCTTAGAAAGTGCGCTGCTCACCTTGTCTGCCGTCCCCGGCTTCCATCCCTCGGTCACCAATTGGGCGCGGGCGGGGATGTCGGTGGTGGAACGGTATCCGAACGGGGCTCAGACCCTGGGGATTCCGACCTGGTTTTACGGGCATGAACCGCCCAATGTGTTTGCCAGCGCCATCGCGAAATACTTCACGAACGCGCTCCGCGAAGCTATCTTGCTGGACCGCTCACGTGGCGGGATCGTGTTCCTGCCCGGCGCCGCGGGGACTGTCCAAGAAGTCTTCCAAGACGCCTGCGAGAACTATTACGCCGCTGAAGGGGCCGTAGCGCCGATGGTGTTGGTGGGGCGTCATTATTGGAACGTAGAAGTCCCCGTACTGCCGTTGCTGGCGACGCTTGCCACGGGCCGGATCATGGCGGACTTTGTGCACGTGGTGGATACCGTGGAGGAAGCCTGTCAGGTTTTGGCTGGCTAA
- a CDS encoding rhodanese-like domain-containing protein has protein sequence MQEITPADILAADPDVQIIDVRETPELATGMIEDAVHMPAGSVVERAGELDKNRRVIAVCHGGGRSGRVAAALTELGFNADTLAGGMSGWEAEGLPMVSPDA, from the coding sequence ATGCAAGAAATCACCCCCGCCGACATCCTGGCAGCGGACCCCGACGTTCAGATCATTGACGTCCGAGAAACCCCCGAACTGGCCACAGGCATGATCGAGGACGCCGTCCACATGCCTGCCGGCTCAGTGGTTGAGCGTGCCGGGGAACTTGATAAGAACCGCCGCGTCATTGCCGTGTGCCACGGTGGCGGTCGCAGCGGACGCGTTGCCGCAGCCCTGACCGAGCTCGGTTTCAATGCCGACACCTTGGCTGGCGGCATGAGCGGCTGGGAAGCCGAAGGCCTGCCCATGGTTTCGCCGGACGCCTAA
- the sucC gene encoding ADP-forming succinate--CoA ligase subunit beta, with product MDLFEYQARDMFEAHGVPVLAGIVAHTPEEAKAAAEKIGGVTVVKAQVKVGGRGKAGGVKVAKNAEEAFGYASDILGMDIKGHTVNTVMIAQGADIAQEFYFSVLLDRANRNYLAMCSVEGGMEIEELAVERPEALARVAVDPAVGIDAAKADEIVATAGFNAELAPKVAAAIIKLWDVFVKEDATLVEVNPLVLTGAGDIVALDGKVSLDENADFRHPHHLELEDAAAADPLEAKAKAADLNYVKLDGEVGVIGNGAGLVMSTLDVVAYAGENHGGVKPANFLDIGGGASAEVMAAGLDVILNDPQVKSVFVNVFGGITACDAVAKGIVGALAELGSAANKPLVVRLDGNNVEEGRRILNEANHPLVTLAATMDEGADKAAELANASK from the coding sequence GTGGACCTGTTTGAATACCAGGCGCGCGACATGTTTGAGGCTCACGGCGTTCCCGTGTTGGCCGGCATCGTGGCGCACACCCCTGAAGAAGCAAAGGCAGCAGCCGAGAAGATTGGCGGCGTAACCGTCGTCAAGGCACAGGTGAAGGTCGGTGGCCGCGGTAAGGCTGGCGGCGTCAAGGTAGCCAAGAACGCTGAAGAAGCGTTTGGGTATGCCTCTGACATTCTCGGCATGGACATTAAGGGTCACACCGTCAACACGGTCATGATCGCACAGGGTGCAGACATTGCGCAGGAGTTCTACTTCTCCGTACTGCTGGACCGTGCCAACCGCAACTACCTGGCCATGTGCTCGGTAGAAGGTGGCATGGAGATCGAGGAGCTCGCCGTTGAGCGCCCCGAGGCTCTGGCCCGTGTTGCAGTAGATCCGGCCGTCGGCATCGATGCGGCCAAGGCCGACGAGATCGTAGCGACCGCAGGCTTCAACGCCGAGCTGGCACCTAAGGTTGCCGCCGCCATCATCAAGCTGTGGGACGTCTTCGTCAAGGAAGATGCCACCCTCGTTGAGGTCAACCCGCTGGTTCTCACCGGCGCCGGCGACATCGTGGCTCTGGACGGCAAGGTCTCACTCGATGAGAACGCTGACTTCCGTCACCCGCACCACCTGGAACTCGAAGACGCAGCTGCTGCTGACCCGTTGGAGGCCAAGGCTAAGGCTGCGGACTTGAACTACGTCAAGCTCGACGGCGAAGTTGGCGTTATCGGTAACGGTGCCGGCCTGGTTATGTCCACGCTGGATGTTGTTGCTTACGCTGGCGAAAACCACGGCGGCGTCAAGCCCGCCAACTTCTTGGACATTGGCGGTGGAGCATCCGCAGAGGTCATGGCCGCTGGCTTGGACGTCATCCTCAATGACCCTCAGGTCAAGAGCGTTTTCGTCAACGTCTTCGGTGGCATCACTGCGTGTGACGCTGTTGCCAAGGGCATTGTTGGCGCACTGGCCGAGCTCGGTTCAGCTGCTAACAAGCCGCTGGTTGTCCGCTTGGACGGCAACAACGTTGAAGAAGGCCGCCGCATCCTCAACGAAGCCAACCACCCGTTGGTTACCCTGGCCGCCACGATGGACGAGGGCGCCGACAAGGCTGCCGAACTCGCCAACGCTTCAAAGTAG
- a CDS encoding sodium:solute symporter has product MLAFGWWGKSRTKNNSDYLVAGRRLGPFLYTGTMAAVVLGGASTVGGVGLGYKFGISGMWLVVAIGVGVLLLSLLFAPTLQKLKIYTVSQMLSLRYGQETTKMSGIVMLAYTIMISATSTGAYATIFMVLFNLDRWLAIAIGGVIVLIYSTIGGMWSITLADQVQFVIKTVGIFFLMLPFTWNAAGGLSGIKERVDASFFSWDGIGVQTIITYFVVYTLGLLIGQDIWQRVFTARDPQVARWGGATAGIYCILYGVAGAMIGMAAFVALPNIDVANLGKDAVYAEVATYLLPIGIGGIVMAAAVAAMMSTASGALIAAATVARKDVVPFVASWFGKTIDASDTSNPEHDVRANRWYVLILGVLVIVISIVVSDVVFALTIAYDILVGGLLVAIIGGLIWKRGTGLGAAWSMAVGCALTLIMLVLYATAIIPSADGIYANEPIYFGLGASLIVYIVVSLLTPATPAHIRKAWDDRLAAAATDTNPDNENATLVK; this is encoded by the coding sequence ATGCTTGCCTTTGGCTGGTGGGGGAAATCGCGGACGAAGAACAATAGCGATTACCTGGTCGCCGGACGTCGGTTGGGCCCCTTCCTCTACACCGGGACCATGGCCGCCGTAGTCCTCGGTGGCGCCTCCACCGTGGGTGGCGTAGGGCTCGGTTACAAGTTCGGCATCTCCGGCATGTGGCTGGTGGTGGCGATCGGCGTCGGCGTGCTGCTGTTGAGCCTGCTCTTCGCCCCGACCCTGCAGAAGCTAAAGATTTACACGGTCTCCCAGATGCTGAGCCTGCGTTATGGCCAGGAAACCACCAAGATGTCCGGCATCGTCATGCTGGCCTACACGATCATGATTTCGGCAACCTCCACCGGCGCTTACGCCACCATTTTCATGGTGCTGTTCAATCTGGACCGTTGGCTGGCCATCGCCATTGGCGGCGTCATTGTGCTGATTTATTCCACCATTGGCGGCATGTGGTCCATCACGCTCGCCGATCAGGTGCAGTTCGTCATCAAGACCGTGGGCATCTTCTTCCTGATGTTGCCCTTCACCTGGAACGCTGCCGGTGGGCTGTCCGGCATCAAGGAGCGCGTTGACGCCAGCTTCTTCTCGTGGGATGGCATCGGCGTCCAGACCATCATCACGTACTTTGTGGTCTACACCCTGGGTCTGCTGATCGGTCAGGACATCTGGCAGCGTGTCTTCACCGCCCGGGATCCGCAAGTTGCTCGTTGGGGCGGCGCCACGGCCGGCATCTACTGCATCCTCTACGGCGTCGCCGGCGCCATGATCGGCATGGCCGCCTTCGTGGCACTGCCCAACATCGACGTCGCAAATCTAGGCAAGGACGCTGTCTACGCCGAAGTCGCCACGTACCTGCTGCCCATCGGCATTGGCGGCATCGTGATGGCCGCCGCTGTGGCCGCCATGATGTCCACTGCTTCCGGGGCTCTGATTGCAGCCGCGACCGTGGCACGCAAGGACGTTGTCCCCTTCGTCGCCAGCTGGTTCGGCAAGACCATCGACGCCTCCGACACCTCCAACCCCGAGCATGACGTCCGTGCCAACCGTTGGTACGTGCTGATCCTGGGAGTGCTGGTCATCGTGATCTCCATCGTGGTCAGCGATGTCGTGTTTGCCCTGACCATCGCCTACGACATTCTGGTGGGCGGGCTGCTTGTCGCCATCATTGGCGGCCTCATCTGGAAGCGCGGCACGGGCCTCGGAGCCGCCTGGTCCATGGCCGTGGGTTGCGCTCTGACCTTGATCATGCTGGTTCTCTACGCCACGGCCATCATCCCCAGCGCGGACGGCATCTACGCCAACGAACCGATCTACTTCGGCCTCGGCGCATCGCTGATCGTCTACATTGTGGTCTCCTTGCTGACCCCGGCCACCCCGGCACATATCCGCAAGGCGTGGGACGATCGCCTCGCCGCAGCCGCCACGGACACCAACCCGGATAACGAGAACGCCACCTTGGTGAAGTAA
- a CDS encoding MFS transporter — MPLGLIALALGGFGIGLTEFVIMGLLPEVSADFQITEATAGWLISGYALSVVIGALFLTAGVTHLPRKPVLASLMVLFIAGNLLCAIAPDYSTMMIGRIIAALCHGAFFGIGAVVAADMVAPNKKAGAIAIMFTGLTAANVLGVPLGTLLGQHAGWRSTFWAITGVGVVALVGILILVPTISHERSGGLRGELQAFKSRQVWLSIAVTVLGYGGVFGAFTYIAFTLTNVSGFAATSVPWLLILLGVGLFIGNALGGKAADKNVDKTLMVILPALVVILAVFALTATNQPLTLASLFLLGGIGFATVPGLQMRVMKWATAAPTLASGANIGAFNLGNALGAWLGGVTITAGLGYTSPIWAGAGLTLLAVGVMAFAAVDGRKSETKELSRPAAVDHVAQHEPAIPAAL, encoded by the coding sequence ATGCCTCTTGGCCTCATTGCACTGGCCCTGGGTGGGTTCGGCATCGGACTCACCGAGTTTGTCATTATGGGCCTGCTGCCGGAAGTCTCAGCCGACTTCCAGATCACCGAAGCCACCGCCGGCTGGCTTATTTCCGGCTACGCGCTCAGTGTGGTGATCGGTGCCCTGTTCCTCACCGCCGGCGTTACCCACCTTCCGCGTAAGCCCGTGCTTGCCTCACTCATGGTCCTCTTCATTGCCGGAAACCTGCTGTGTGCCATCGCGCCCGACTACAGCACCATGATGATTGGCCGCATCATTGCCGCCCTCTGTCACGGAGCGTTCTTCGGCATTGGCGCGGTGGTGGCCGCCGACATGGTGGCACCCAACAAGAAGGCCGGCGCCATCGCCATCATGTTCACGGGCCTCACGGCGGCCAACGTTTTGGGCGTGCCGTTGGGTACCTTGCTTGGCCAGCACGCCGGCTGGCGCTCCACCTTCTGGGCCATCACGGGGGTCGGCGTGGTTGCCTTGGTCGGCATTCTGATCCTGGTCCCCACGATTAGCCACGAACGCAGCGGCGGCCTCCGCGGCGAATTGCAGGCCTTCAAATCACGTCAGGTGTGGCTGTCCATTGCCGTGACAGTGCTCGGCTACGGCGGCGTGTTCGGAGCCTTCACCTACATCGCGTTCACGCTAACCAATGTCTCCGGATTCGCCGCCACCTCGGTACCTTGGCTGCTGATCCTCCTCGGAGTGGGCCTGTTCATCGGCAATGCACTCGGCGGCAAGGCAGCTGATAAGAACGTCGACAAGACGCTCATGGTGATCCTGCCGGCCCTGGTAGTCATCCTCGCCGTGTTCGCCCTGACCGCCACGAATCAGCCCTTGACCCTTGCGTCCCTGTTCCTGTTGGGTGGCATTGGTTTTGCGACCGTTCCCGGTCTGCAGATGCGTGTCATGAAATGGGCGACGGCGGCACCCACCTTGGCGTCCGGCGCCAACATTGGCGCGTTCAACTTGGGCAATGCCTTGGGCGCCTGGTTGGGCGGAGTCACCATTACGGCCGGACTCGGCTACACCTCGCCCATCTGGGCTGGTGCGGGGCTGACTCTGCTGGCCGTGGGCGTCATGGCTTTTGCTGCTGTTGACGGCCGCAAAAGCGAGACCAAAGAACTCAGCCGCCCGGCCGCCGTCGACCATGTTGCGCAGCATGAGCCCGCTATTCCTGCGGCACTATAG
- a CDS encoding biotin/lipoyl-containing protein: MEILFPQMSGDPTEPGVLLEWRAPNGSAVIAYQIIAEVTVDKFDAEINSPVDGTLEWLVEEGDEVAQGAPIAVVR, from the coding sequence ATGGAAATCCTCTTCCCTCAGATGTCCGGAGACCCCACCGAGCCCGGCGTCCTGCTCGAATGGCGGGCCCCCAACGGCAGTGCCGTCATCGCCTATCAAATCATCGCTGAGGTCACCGTTGACAAGTTCGACGCCGAGATTAACTCCCCAGTCGACGGCACCTTGGAGTGGCTGGTCGAGGAGGGGGACGAGGTGGCGCAGGGCGCGCCAATCGCCGTGGTGCGTTAG
- a CDS encoding VIT1/CCC1 transporter family protein, producing the protein MPERIPTPAEIKRWRQYLADERAEASVYRDLAKRRDGEEKAILLALAAAEGRHERHWLDLLGEHAGTPVRASFRNQMLGLLARRFGSVFVLALAQRSESRSPYATDVDATDAMAADESIHEEVVRGLATRGRIRLSGSFRAAVFGANDGLVSNLSLVVGMAATGVSSQVVLFSGIAGLLAGALSMGAGEFVSVRSQRELLDASQPTQVTLTAAQSLDLENNELVLVYLARGMSRDAAEHRAAERMGAFTCDCDPSLSLRPENFESPDEHETLGTAWGAAGSSFCFFASGAIIPILPFLFGMTGIGSLLLSCVLVGIALMGTGAVVGLLSGASPLWRGLRQLAIGMGAAAATYLLGLAFGGVIA; encoded by the coding sequence ATGCCCGAACGCATACCCACACCCGCTGAAATCAAGCGGTGGCGCCAATATTTGGCCGATGAACGAGCCGAAGCATCCGTGTACCGGGACTTGGCCAAACGCCGTGACGGTGAAGAGAAAGCCATCTTGTTAGCCCTGGCCGCAGCCGAAGGTCGCCATGAACGGCACTGGCTGGACCTCTTGGGCGAGCATGCGGGTACTCCCGTCCGGGCGTCATTCCGCAACCAAATGCTGGGCTTGCTGGCCCGGCGCTTTGGCTCCGTTTTTGTCTTGGCGCTGGCGCAACGCTCCGAGTCCCGTTCGCCGTACGCCACCGATGTTGATGCCACCGACGCCATGGCCGCCGATGAGTCCATCCATGAGGAAGTGGTCCGCGGCTTGGCCACGCGTGGGCGCATCCGCTTGTCCGGCTCCTTCAGGGCAGCCGTCTTTGGTGCCAACGATGGCTTGGTCAGCAACCTCTCGCTGGTAGTCGGCATGGCCGCCACGGGCGTTTCCAGCCAAGTGGTGTTGTTCAGCGGTATCGCAGGACTGCTGGCCGGAGCACTGTCCATGGGTGCCGGAGAATTTGTCTCGGTCCGTTCCCAGCGTGAACTCCTCGACGCCTCGCAGCCCACCCAGGTCACCCTGACGGCCGCTCAGTCGTTGGATCTGGAAAACAACGAACTCGTCTTGGTGTACCTGGCCCGCGGCATGTCACGCGACGCCGCCGAGCATCGTGCAGCCGAACGCATGGGAGCATTCACCTGCGATTGTGATCCCAGCTTGTCGTTGCGGCCGGAGAACTTTGAATCCCCTGACGAACACGAAACACTGGGCACAGCCTGGGGCGCGGCCGGATCCAGCTTCTGCTTCTTCGCCTCTGGCGCCATCATTCCGATCCTGCCGTTCCTGTTTGGCATGACGGGAATCGGCTCGCTGCTGCTCTCCTGCGTCTTGGTGGGCATTGCACTCATGGGCACCGGCGCCGTGGTGGGCCTGCTCTCCGGAGCGTCTCCGCTATGGCGTGGACTGCGCCAGCTGGCTATCGGTATGGGTGCCGCCGCGGCAACCTACCTGCTGGGCTTGGCGTTCGGCGGCGTGATCGCTTAA
- the sucD gene encoding succinate--CoA ligase subunit alpha: MSIFLNKDSKVIVQGITGGEGTKHTALMLKAGTQVVGGVNARKAGTTVVHGDVELPVFGAVTEAVAATGADVSIVFVPPAFTKDAVVEAIEAGIPLVVVITEGVPVQDAAEFWALAQSKVDANGEQITRIIGPNCPGIITPGEALVGITPNNITQKGPIGLVSKSGTLTYQMMFELRDLGFSTAIGIGGDPVIGTTHIDALAAFEADPETKAIVMIGEIGGDAEERAAEYIKAHVTKPVVGYVAGFTAPEGKTMGHAGAIVSGSAGTAQAKKEALEAAGVKVGKTPSETATLLREVFAAL, encoded by the coding sequence ATGTCTATCTTCTTGAACAAAGATTCCAAGGTCATCGTCCAGGGCATCACCGGCGGCGAAGGCACCAAGCACACCGCTCTGATGCTCAAGGCTGGCACCCAGGTTGTTGGCGGCGTGAACGCACGCAAGGCCGGCACCACGGTTGTTCACGGCGACGTTGAACTGCCCGTCTTCGGTGCAGTCACCGAAGCTGTTGCCGCTACCGGCGCCGACGTGTCCATCGTCTTCGTCCCCCCGGCATTCACCAAGGACGCCGTCGTTGAAGCCATCGAAGCCGGCATTCCGTTGGTTGTTGTCATCACCGAAGGCGTGCCCGTTCAGGACGCTGCCGAGTTCTGGGCACTTGCTCAGTCCAAGGTTGACGCTAACGGTGAGCAGATCACCCGCATCATCGGCCCGAACTGCCCCGGCATCATCACCCCCGGCGAAGCACTGGTTGGCATCACCCCGAACAACATCACCCAGAAGGGCCCCATCGGCTTGGTTTCCAAGTCCGGTACCCTGACCTACCAGATGATGTTCGAACTGCGCGATCTGGGCTTCTCCACCGCGATCGGCATCGGTGGCGACCCCGTCATCGGCACCACGCACATCGACGCACTTGCTGCGTTCGAAGCTGACCCGGAGACCAAGGCCATCGTCATGATTGGTGAAATTGGTGGCGATGCTGAAGAGCGCGCAGCCGAGTACATCAAGGCTCACGTCACGAAGCCCGTTGTTGGCTACGTTGCAGGCTTCACCGCTCCTGAGGGCAAGACCATGGGCCATGCTGGCGCCATCGTTTCCGGCTCCGCAGGCACGGCTCAGGCCAAGAAGGAAGCCCTCGAGGCTGCCGGCGTCAAGGTTGGCAAGACGCCTTCCGAGACCGCTACCCTGCTGCGCGAAGTTTTCGCAGCGCTGTAA
- a CDS encoding aldo/keto reductase — MTSIPTITLNNGVAMPQIGFGVFQVPNDETQNAVTAALDAGYRSIDTAAVYGNEEGVGRALAAAKLPRAELFITSKVWISDLGYEATLAAYDASLAKLGLEYLDLYLIHWPAPATDAYLESWKALEELLAAGRVRAIGVSNFLPEHLEKVIALGGTVPAVNQVEIHPALQQRSITDFDAANGIATEAWSPLAQGAVLSDPAVLAIAEAHGKTPAQVVLRWHVEQGRVIIPKSVTPARIVENLNILDFELTDADRASIDALERDGRTGPNPADFNG, encoded by the coding sequence ATGACTTCCATTCCTACCATCACGCTGAACAATGGCGTGGCCATGCCGCAAATCGGTTTCGGCGTCTTCCAAGTCCCCAATGATGAGACGCAGAACGCTGTGACGGCCGCACTGGATGCCGGTTACCGAAGCATTGACACGGCTGCCGTCTACGGAAATGAGGAGGGTGTGGGCCGCGCGTTGGCCGCAGCAAAGCTGCCACGGGCGGAATTGTTCATTACGTCCAAGGTGTGGATTTCCGATCTCGGGTATGAAGCGACACTGGCCGCCTATGATGCGAGCCTGGCCAAACTTGGCCTTGAATACCTCGATCTGTACCTGATTCACTGGCCGGCTCCGGCAACGGATGCGTATCTGGAATCGTGGAAGGCGCTGGAGGAACTGCTGGCGGCTGGCCGTGTACGGGCGATCGGTGTCTCCAACTTCCTGCCCGAGCACCTGGAAAAGGTCATTGCCCTCGGAGGAACCGTTCCGGCGGTGAATCAGGTGGAGATTCACCCGGCATTGCAGCAGCGTTCAATCACCGACTTTGATGCGGCGAACGGCATTGCCACCGAGGCCTGGAGCCCGCTGGCCCAAGGAGCTGTGCTGAGCGATCCAGCCGTGCTGGCCATTGCCGAGGCGCATGGAAAAACACCCGCTCAGGTTGTCCTGCGTTGGCATGTGGAACAGGGGCGGGTCATCATTCCGAAGTCGGTTACCCCGGCTCGCATCGTTGAGAACCTGAACATTTTGGACTTCGAACTTACTGATGCCGATCGCGCGTCGATCGATGCCCTTGAGCGCGATGGCCGGACTGGCCCGAACCCGGCCGACTTCAACGGCTAA